The DNA window GCAGGGCCCCGGCGGCCACGTCCCACGGGCCGAGGTCGAGCTCGAAGAAGGCGTCGAACACCCCGCACGCCACCCACGCCAGGTCAAGGCTGGCCCCGGCCGGCCGACGCACGTCCTCGACAGCCGGCAGCAGGCGGCCCAGCAGGTCGAGGTAGGCGCCCATCGCCTCGGGGCGCTTCACCGGCAGACCGGTCGAACACACCGCTCGCGCGGCCGGGCGGGTGCCGACCGCGATCGGCCGGCCGTTGCGCAGGGCCCCGCCGCCGGCCACAGCCGTGAAGGTCTCGCCCCACATCGGTGCGTGCACGACGCCGACGACGGGCCGCCCCTCGTGCACGAGCGCGATCGACACCCCTACCGACGGATAGCCGCGCAGGAAGTTGGTCGTACCGTCCAGCGGGTCGACCACCCAGCACAGCGTTCCCAGCACACCACCGGACTCCTCGCCGACGAACGGCACCTGTTCAGGCGCGTGCCGGTGCAGGTAGTCGTGGATGAGGTCCTCGGCGGCCCGGTCCACCTCGGTGACGTAGTCGCGCGGACCCTTGTCCTCGACGACGGTGCGGCCCTCGTGAAACGCGGTCCGCACGACCCTGCCGGCGGCGCGGGCCGCCCGCACCGCGGCGCGGAGAAACCCGTCCAGCGGCAGTGCCCGGGACTCCCGTAACGGCAGGATCTGCTCGGTGGTCACTGCGCCTCCTATTCGATGGGCTGACGGAGCACCAGCAGGACGTCCCGGGCGCCGACCCGGGTGGGCCTGCCGCGTCGGGCCGTCCAGGTGGCCGCCAGCTCGGCCGGGGTCACCTCGCGCAGGTGCTGCGGATCGAACGCGGGCAGCCGCAGCTCGTAGTCGAGATGGTGCGAGGCCCGCGCCTCCACCAGGTCGAGTCCGCTGTGCAGGACGGCCTCGACGTAGTCCTCGAAGAACAGCCGGTTGACCGTGGCGCTGTCGTACACGTGCCACACCAGCAGGTCGGCGAGGTCGTCCGGCAGCGCGGTGCCCAGCAGCTGCCGCAACTCGGCCCGGTCGTAGGCCAGATGCGCCCACGGAGGCAGCAGCGTGTCCTGCCAGAAGAGCAGGTCGCGGCCCTCGTACGAGACGTATTCGAGCTGGTGGCCGTCGACAGCGCTCCAGATCGGGCCGAAGTGAGCGTAGAGCAGGCCGCCGGGGCGCAGCACCCGCCGTACCTGAGCCAGGGTCGCGGTGACGTCGATGAACTGGAAGGCGTTGCTGGAGAACACGGCGTCGGCGGACGCGTCGGGCAGCGGCATGTCCTCGGCCCGCGCCCGTACCACCTCGGTGCGGCCGGACGGGCCGGCCCCGGCGGGCCGGTTCGGATCGACCGACGTCCACCGGCCGACACCGTGCAGCTCCGCGAGGTTCTCGGACAGCGAGCCGCCGATCTCCACGACGTGGGCGCCAGCGAGCGGCACCCGCGCGGCGAAGTCGGCAAAGACCGCGTCCTCGGACAGGGCAAGGCCACCGGTCGCCGCCGTGAGCGCCGTGGCGCCTGCCCCGGCCGCCGGGGCGGGCGCGTTCACGCGGCCGCCGTCCCCACCGGCACGACCGGCGCTATCTCGTTGCCGACCTCGGCCAGGAGTACCGGACGCCGCTCGCGGCGCGACGTGGCGGCCGCCTCGGCGATGAGCAGCGCCTGCAACGCATCGTCGACGGTACAGTGGCCGAACAGCCCGGTGGACGATCCAGCCGTCGACGCCGCGACCAGGCCGAGGAAGGCCGCCACCTCCGCGCGGTAGGCAGCCGCGAAGCGGTCCAGGAACCCCGACCAGGCCGCCGCGGCGAACGGTGGCGCGTCCGGCTCGACGGAGCGCAGCGGCACCCTGGTGTCGAGCCCGACCGCCAGCGTCGCACTGCTGCCCGCCAGCTCCATCCGCACGTCGTAGCCGGCCCCGTTGTAGCGCGACGCCTGCATCGTGGCCAGGGTGCCGTCGTCGAGGGTCAGCACGGCCACGGCCTCGTCGGCGTCCCCCGCGGCACCGATGTAGCCGGCGCCACGGTTGGCGCCGGTCGCGTAGACCTCGACCACCTCGCGCCCGCTGATCCAGCGCAGCACGTCGAAGTCGTGGATCTGGCAGTCCCGGTGGATACCCCCGGAGACGGCCACGTAGGCCGCCGGCGGCGGCTCCGGGTCGGCGGTCACCAGATGCATGCGCCGGAGCTGTCCGACGGCGCCGGAGCGCACCGCCTCATAGCCGCGCAGGTAGCCGGGGTCGAAGCGGCGCTGGAAGGCGACCTGCACCGGCGTGCCGATCTCGCGCACCTGCGCGGCGACCCGGCGGGCGGTGGCCAGGTCAGCGAAGACGGGCTTCTCGCACAGCACGGGGATGCCCCGCGCGGCGAAGCGTACGACCAGGTCGGCGTGCGTGTGCGTCGGCGTGGCGACCACCACGGCGTCCGGTGCATCGTCCAGCAGCGCATCGACGCTGTCCGCGACGTGGCCGCCGACCGCCTCGGCCACCCGCCGTCCGCGATCCGGGTCGGCGTCGACCACGTCGACCCGGCGCACGCGCGGGTCGCCGGCCAGCGACTGGGCGTGCACCGCGCCGATCCGCCCCGCACCAATCAGACCGACCCGCATGTCAGACCTGCCCGGCCGGTGACTGGTCACTGTGGGGGCTCATCGCGGCGGCTCCACTCACGCCACGGGCCACGGGTGGGCGGTACCGGCGATGCGGTTCCACACGTTGATGACCGCGATCGACCACAGCAGCTCCGCCAGCTCGGTCTCGGTGAAGTGGGCACCGACCTCGGCCCACAGCTCGTCGGTGACCGGCGCCTGGTTCACGAGGGTCACCGCCTCGGTCAGCAGCAGCGCGGCGCGCTCGCGGTCGGAGAAGAACGGCGCCTCCCGCCACGTCATCAGCGTCGCCAGCTGCTGCGGCGTGGCGCCGTGCTCGCTGGCGGCCTGCGTGTGCGCGTTGACGCAGAACGCGCATCCGTTGAGCTGCGACGCCCGCGTGCGGGCCAGCTCGAGCAGCCCCTGGTCGAGGCTCACCTTGTCGGCGGCCCCGTCGAGGGCCTCCATCGCCTGCATGATGTGCGGCGCGAGACGGTCGACTCGCAATCGGAATTTCGAGACGCCGGAAGAGTTGGCAGCGGCCATCGTCACTCCTGTCTGCACGCCAAAGGGCGTGCCGGTATTGCGAATATCTTCTCTGCCCACACAGAAATTGCGCGACGCATCGTTGCGTGTCAGACAACACGGCAACCCGACTCCGCGCCCCCCGCTCCGCCTAGACGCTCTTTCTACTGGAACACCGCCGCCCGGCGCAAGGCCGCCGGATGTGTGTAAAAAGCCAGACACTCGCCGGCGACGGTTCGGAACGCATTCCTGCCGCTCACGCACACAATGACCCGCACTGCGGGCAGCTATGAGGTCGCTGCCGCCGCCGGGGCCCGAGGCTACCACCGCCGTACAACCCGGACGGCTACCTCGGACACCCTCCACCGGCTCGCCCGGCAGCGCCCACCGCAGCCGGGACCAGCTTCGACAATTCCCTTTGAGCTGCTGAAACAGGCGCAGTGAGGGATGCCGCCCGTCGATGCCACCCGCAGCTCCAGGCGCCTACCCATCGACCGAACGGACATCGATTCCGCCAGGACCGGTCGGACACGCTAGCGCGTTCGTCCCTCCAACCCACGGCGAACCGCCGGTTTTTGCTCCATTTGCCGCCACTCGCGTCAATCCGCTGCGCAACCCGGAAGCCTAATCTTGGGCGCAATCCAGGGGTGGTTGCGCCGGTTGCGCTGGGGTAGCATCCTTGCCCAGTATCGGCATCATAATTGTTTTCCGATCACCGCCAACGGGTTCGATCGCGAACCCAGGAAAACAACTACGGCGCCGCCGGAGTTGGCACGCAAGGTCCTGCGATCGAGATGGTAATTGACGTGGTTGATGCTGCCCCAAATTACGACGTGGTCGTCGCCGGTAACGGCGCACTCGGGTTGTCGCT is part of the Micromonospora olivasterospora genome and encodes:
- a CDS encoding class I SAM-dependent methyltransferase, yielding MNAPAPAAGAGATALTAATGGLALSEDAVFADFAARVPLAGAHVVEIGGSLSENLAELHGVGRWTSVDPNRPAGAGPSGRTEVVRARAEDMPLPDASADAVFSSNAFQFIDVTATLAQVRRVLRPGGLLYAHFGPIWSAVDGHQLEYVSYEGRDLLFWQDTLLPPWAHLAYDRAELRQLLGTALPDDLADLLVWHVYDSATVNRLFFEDYVEAVLHSGLDLVEARASHHLDYELRLPAFDPQHLREVTPAELAATWTARRGRPTRVGARDVLLVLRQPIE
- a CDS encoding carboxymuconolactone decarboxylase family protein, whose protein sequence is MAAANSSGVSKFRLRVDRLAPHIMQAMEALDGAADKVSLDQGLLELARTRASQLNGCAFCVNAHTQAASEHGATPQQLATLMTWREAPFFSDRERAALLLTEAVTLVNQAPVTDELWAEVGAHFTETELAELLWSIAVINVWNRIAGTAHPWPVA
- a CDS encoding Gfo/Idh/MocA family oxidoreductase, translating into MRVGLIGAGRIGAVHAQSLAGDPRVRRVDVVDADPDRGRRVAEAVGGHVADSVDALLDDAPDAVVVATPTHTHADLVVRFAARGIPVLCEKPVFADLATARRVAAQVREIGTPVQVAFQRRFDPGYLRGYEAVRSGAVGQLRRMHLVTADPEPPPAAYVAVSGGIHRDCQIHDFDVLRWISGREVVEVYATGANRGAGYIGAAGDADEAVAVLTLDDGTLATMQASRYNGAGYDVRMELAGSSATLAVGLDTRVPLRSVEPDAPPFAAAAWSGFLDRFAAAYRAEVAAFLGLVAASTAGSSTGLFGHCTVDDALQALLIAEAAATSRRERRPVLLAEVGNEIAPVVPVGTAAA
- a CDS encoding inositol monophosphatase family protein, giving the protein MTTEQILPLRESRALPLDGFLRAAVRAARAAGRVVRTAFHEGRTVVEDKGPRDYVTEVDRAAEDLIHDYLHRHAPEQVPFVGEESGGVLGTLCWVVDPLDGTTNFLRGYPSVGVSIALVHEGRPVVGVVHAPMWGETFTAVAGGGALRNGRPIAVGTRPAARAVCSTGLPVKRPEAMGAYLDLLGRLLPAVEDVRRPAGASLDLAWVACGVFDAFFELDLGPWDVAAGALLVREAGGVVTDWEGDPGRWLDTGHIVAGSPSVHATVVRHTSTTALPVLRRP